From a single Salvelinus sp. IW2-2015 linkage group LG22, ASM291031v2, whole genome shotgun sequence genomic region:
- the LOC111949818 gene encoding remodeling and spacing factor 1 isoform X3: MAASAAAQGSNPGLCPSFAVVCSFLERYGQALDLPELTFPQMERYLRDTSTVPKPLVELHVKLLRKLGKSVSADKWERYLAKVCQDINSSWAWELEHKGYQDLSMECKTSILKYLCEIQFDDNLKFKTLVNEEEAEAMRLQPLGRDRQGLMYWLQTDAQHNIRLYTEEQDDWDGSTWRCIVRTRNDLADALDLLKTQLDPEHKEKEEGETEKEMDREKGGSNCATPVERGRRGKEEGEAEEEEEARQMRKAEEDKKKSKEREKNEEDEEKREKSRSSSYPESTSTDVNMASLAEKENPTKLEPVVSVKEXNIAVEMKEEKEKKEEGEKQSGRKEERSEVIDNRVSTITALVKEEPQTLSNSPSNAVSVVMVPISATMKQEVPPVKEEAERALRTDQQAKIPLKKRELFGANRHHSNTHHNNNNDMHSNHHNNNSHSSSTSSSIIVRNPSVTHTKEEQLGRQSTPDGGLAVPLPEELTNGGAPLNGLGGLIGGIGHVGVICRPVSQQQDGGSVCTERTRPGSEEGEERARAPDKERSRQSVLVRKSPGWGETEAPTPLEPRGQERQAGGEEREGERERNEQGERSRERLGEDGREKARENLHGDQSGERDDNPKEKKTNLHVEKSEGCHGTEEDEKKKSTSGEKEQESDSSQTVEGQKVQEDQEEALNTDTPAHAGVKGAGHGATDRPGPLEASSELQKEGIRLKIKIPPNQRRENVREQKGEEQGDGRSLRRSARICRPSPNKVERQDAPPGVREEEEEKTAQWQKKRENPEGQSRTVKSRRRQRGPRWSNTRAKRCKPNEGGAEERGREEGRGGGGSGCESDDSSQSEETPNEDPCSHCGLPNHPELILLCDSCDSGYHTACLRPPLMVIPEGEWFCPPCQHKLLCDRLEEQLQNLDCVMKKRDRAERRRERLVYVGISVENIIPQEGEEEEEKQAKKKDAKNTKNLGRRSTRTRKCISYRFDDFDDAIDEAIEEDVRDADGGGVGRDKDMATISEEGNEKRGPTTAQAPPTRSRKRRRLNDLESDSTAAESEEEFQLSASTEEEFVASGDEEAASDVDSFASDPGFVSQSTRAQRRGPKQRTTRTSAKCKKCPRRRRRGWGEEESEDEEEEEIETSDLSDSDEDRKRCGLRRGRKREVNYRETSESEGSQATTNKDKAKSVRRLSSSNSDESSHSRESEEEEKRGKRWREEVEETRTRGKKRGGEKMGRGKRREVLIEQRRKHLALLKKCIPSTKDDEDDNGESESSSEEDRPIRKRLNRIDSDEEGKNKEDEEEKKLRKTLTKDKESNSPNRQQASRGSMKPGAESAALPRDRAARAGQNSPPPPDQSNA, from the exons ATGGCCGCTTCAGCGGCAGCGCAGGGCTCAAACCCCGGTCTCTGCCCCAGTTTCGCAGTGGTCTGCTCGTTCCTGGAGCGCTACGGACAAGCCCTGGACCTACCCGAACTCACCTTTCCYCAGATGGAGAGGTATCTCCGGGACACATCGACAG tTCCCAAGCCGCTGGTGGAGCTGCATGTCAAGCTCCTGAGGAAGCTTGGCAAGTCTGTGTCTGCAGACAAGTGGGAGAGGTACCTGGCTaag GTATGCCAGGACATCAACAGTAGCTGGGCATGGGAGCTGGAACACAAGGGCTACCAGGATTTGAGCATGGAGTGCAAAACCAGCATCCTCaaa TACCTGTGTGAGATCCAGTTTGATGACAACTTGAAGTTCAAGACGTTGGTGAACGAGGAGGAGGCGGAGGCGATGAGGCTGCAGCCGTtgggcagagacagacagggcctgATGTACTGGCTGCAGACTGACGCCCAACACAACATCCGACTGTACACAGAGGAACAGGATGACTGGGACGGATCCACCTGGAGATGTATCGTCAG AACCCGGAATGACTTAGCCGATGCTTTGGACCTCCTGAAGACCCAGCTGGATCCAGAACAcaaggagaaagaggaaggagagacggagaaagagatggacagagagaagggagggtcCAACTGTGCCACACctgtggagagggggagaagaggcaaGGAGGAGG GCGAagctgaagaagaggaggaggcaagACAGATGAGGAAGGCTGAGGAAGACAAGAagaagagtaaagagagagagaagaacgaggaaGATGAGGAAAAGCGAGAGAAGAGTAGATCATCTTCCTACCCAGAGTCCACTAGTACGGACGTCAACATGGCGTCTTTAGCAGAGAAGGAAAACCCAACCAAGCTTGAACCGGTAGTCTCAGTGAAGGAGGAKAACATTGCAGTTGAGATGAAGGAAgaaaaggagaagaaagaagagggagagaaacagagcggtaggaaggaggagaggtcagAAGTGATTGACAACAGAGTGAGCACCATCACTGCACTGGTCAAAGAGGAACCCCAAACGCTTAGCAACTCCCCTAGCAATGCTGTCTCCGTCGTCATGGTGCCCATCTCGGCAACGATGAAACAGGAAGTTCCTCCTGTGaaggaggaagcagagagggcGCTGAGGACCGATCAGCAGGCCAAGATACCACTGAAGAAGAGAGAGCTCTTTGGCGCCAAccgtcaccatagcaacacacatcacaacaacaacaatgacatGCACAGCAAccatcacaacaacaacagccataGCAGCAGTACTAGCAGTAGCATCATCGTCCGTAACCCTTCAGTAACACATACCAAGGAGGAGCAGCTGGGGAGGCAGTCAACTCCTGATGGGGGCCTGGCAGTCCCATTGCCAGAGGAGCTGACCAATGGGGGGGCTCCCCTAAACGGGCTTGGAGGGCTCATAGGGGGTATAGGTCATGTGGGGGTCATCTGCAGGCCGGTGTCGCAGCAACAAGATGGCGGATCGGTCTGTACGGAGAGAACCAGACCAGGgtcagaggagggggaggagagggccaGAGCTCCagacaaggagaggagcaggcagtCAGTCCTGGTGAGGAAGAGTCCTGGCTGGGGAGAGACTGAAGCCCCAACACCCCTGGAGCctagaggacaggagagacaggcaggaggagaggagagggaaggagagagagagaggaatgagcaaggagagagatcaagggagaggttaggagaggatggaagagagaaagcgagggagaaTTTACATGGAGACCAGtctggagagagggatgacaaCCCAAAAGAGAAAAAGACtaacctccatgtggagaaaagtGAGGGATGCCATGGAACAGAGGAAGATGAGAAGAAGAAGAGTACCTCaggagagaaggagcaggagTCAGATAGCAGCCAGACTGTAGAAGGACAGAAGGTTCAGGAGGACCAGGAAGAGGCCctcaacacagacacaccagcCCATGCCGGGGTGAAAGGTGCTGGGCATGGAGCAACAGACCGGCCGGGTCCCCTGGAAGCCTCCTCTGAGCTACAGAAAGAAGGGATCAGGCTGAAGATAAAGATCCCTCCCaaccagaggagagagaacgtgagagagcAGAAGGGGGAGGAGCAGGGAGATGGGAGGTCTCTGCGGAGATCGGCTCGGATCTGCAG ACCCAGCCCAAACAAGGTGGAGAGGCAAGACGCACCCCCAGGggtgagggaggaagaagaggagaagactgCTCAATggcaaaagaagagagaaaacccTGAGGGACAAAGCAGGACTGTGAAG AGCAGACGAAGACAACGAGGCCCCCGCTGGTCAAATACTCGAGCGAAGAGATGCAAACCGAATGagggaggagcggaggagagagggagggaggaggggagagggggtgggggaagTGGTTGTGAATCAGATGACTCTAGCCAATCAGAGGAGACGCCTAATGAAGATCCCTGCAGCCACTGTGGACTCCCCAACCACCCCGAACtg ATCCTGCTGTGTGATTCATGTGATAGTGGTTACCACACCGCCTGTCTCAGACCCCCTCTCATGGTCATACCTGAGGGAGAATGGTTCTGCCCGCCCTGCCAACAC AAGCTGCTGTGTGACAGACTAGAGGAGCAGCTGCAGAATTTGGATTGCGTTATGAAGAAAAGAGACAGAGCTGAGAGgag GAGGGAGCGTCTGGTGTATGTGGGAATCAGTGTGGAGAACATCATTCCT caggaaggggaggaagaagaggagaaacaggCGAAAAAGAAAGATGCAAAAAATACCAAAAATCTGGGAAGGAGGTCTACCAGAACCAGGAAGTGTATCagctacag gtttGATGACTTTGATGACGCCATTGATGAAGCGATAGAGGAAGACGTCAGAGATGCTGATGGAGGAG GAGTGGGGCGGGATAAGGACATGGCCACCATATCGGAGGAGGGGAACGAGAAACGAGGACCAACCACAGCTCAGGCCCCTCCCACCAGGAGCAGGAAGAGGCGGAGACTTAACGACCTGGAGAGCGACAGCACGGCtgcagagagtgaggaggagttTCAGCTCAGCGCCAG TACGGAGGAGGAGTTTGTAGCGTCAGGTGATGAGGAAGCAGCCAGTGATGTGGACAGCTTTGCCAGTGACCCGGGCTTCGTAAGCCAGTCTACACGGGCACAGAGACGGGGACCTAAACAGAGAACCACCAGGACTTCAGCAAAGTGCAAGAAATGCCCTCGCAgacggaggagaggatggggggaggaggagagtgaagatgaggaggaagaggagatag aGACCAGTGATTTGAGTGACAGCGATGAGGACAGGAAGAGGTGTGGTTTAAGGCGGGGCCGGAAGCGGGAGGTGAACTACCGCGAGACGTCGGAATCCGAGGGTTCCCAGGCAACCACTAATAAGGACAAGGCCAAATCCGTCCGTCGTCTCTCCAGCTCAAACAGCGATG AATCCTCCCATTCGAGAGAGTCTGAGGAGGAagaaaagaggggaaagaggtggagagaagaggtggaggagactAGAACAAGGggaaagaagaggggaggagagaagatgggCAGAGGGAAGCGGAGAGAGGTGTTGATAGAACAGCGGAGGAAACATCTAGCTCTGCTGAAGAAATGCATACCCTCCACTAAAGATGATGAGGATGATAATGGGGAATCAGAGTCGTCATCCGAGGAAGATCGTCCTATCCGCAAACGACTTAACCGCATCGACTCTGATGAAGAGGGAAAAAataaggaggatgaagaggagaagaagcTGAGAAAGACGTTGACAAAAGACAAGGAATCAAACAGCCCTAACAGACAGCAGGCATCTAGAGGCTCAATGAAGCCTGGGGCTGAGAGTGCAGCCTTACCCAGGGACAGAGCAGCCAGAGCTGGACAGAACAGCCCCCCACCTCCTGACCAGTCAAACGCATGA